One part of the Aurantibacillus circumpalustris genome encodes these proteins:
- the recJ gene encoding single-stranded-DNA-specific exonuclease RecJ translates to MEKHWRIKSSEPNSESDDLQEKLNIDRVVARLLKLRHVLNYEEAKTFFRPELNQLHDPFLMKGMKEAIDRIDLAISKNEKVLIFGDYDVDGTTAVSVVYSFFKDFIKNIVYYIPDRYKEGYGISFKSIDFAEENNFSLIIALDCGIKAIDKVDYANKKNIEFIICDHHLPGNKLPEALAILDQKQHDCNYPYKELSGAGIGFKLIQAFSFRNNLPQENCYKYLDLVATSIAADIVPITGENRVMAYFGLEQINSNPRPGIKALLNINQQKNPANISTLVFTLGPRINAAGRIEHGSKAVELLTCEEDVQADVFALAINDTNSQRRDLDLGTTTEAYELLDNDPLTSAKRTTVLFNENWHKGVIGIVASRLIEKYYRPTIVLTESDGNVTGSARSVREYDVYSAIEKCSDLLEQFGGHKFAAGLSLKKENLEAFKTKFESVVSESITADQLIPKIEVDIELEFHEITDKLLRILKQFAPHGPENMTPLFCCRSVFDTGWGQVFGNNHLKLELFQKSNPNIRFQAIAFDKGDYVNFFQRKIPMDIVFKIQENEFKGNTTIQLVIEDLKVSE, encoded by the coding sequence TTGGAGAAACACTGGAGAATAAAAAGTTCAGAACCTAACAGTGAATCAGACGATTTACAGGAAAAACTGAATATTGACAGAGTTGTCGCCCGCTTGTTAAAATTGCGTCATGTTTTAAATTACGAAGAAGCTAAAACTTTTTTCCGGCCCGAATTAAATCAGTTACATGATCCTTTTTTAATGAAAGGAATGAAAGAAGCGATTGATCGAATTGATCTAGCTATTTCCAAAAATGAAAAAGTTTTAATTTTTGGCGACTATGATGTAGATGGTACAACAGCCGTGAGCGTTGTTTATAGTTTTTTCAAAGACTTTATCAAGAATATTGTTTATTATATCCCCGATCGCTATAAAGAAGGTTACGGTATTTCTTTTAAAAGCATTGACTTTGCGGAAGAAAATAATTTTAGTTTGATTATTGCTTTGGATTGTGGAATAAAAGCGATTGATAAAGTTGATTATGCAAATAAAAAAAATATTGAATTTATTATTTGTGACCATCATCTTCCTGGAAACAAATTACCTGAAGCTTTAGCAATTCTCGATCAGAAGCAACATGATTGCAATTACCCATATAAAGAACTTAGCGGAGCAGGTATTGGCTTCAAATTAATTCAAGCGTTTTCATTTAGAAACAATTTACCGCAAGAAAATTGTTACAAATATTTAGATCTTGTCGCTACGAGCATTGCTGCGGATATTGTTCCTATAACGGGAGAAAATCGTGTAATGGCTTATTTTGGACTTGAGCAAATAAATTCAAACCCAAGACCTGGCATAAAAGCACTTCTAAACATTAATCAACAAAAAAATCCTGCAAATATAAGCACACTTGTTTTTACCCTTGGCCCGCGCATAAACGCAGCAGGGCGAATTGAACACGGCAGCAAAGCTGTTGAACTATTAACGTGTGAAGAAGATGTGCAGGCAGACGTTTTTGCTTTAGCAATTAACGACACAAACTCTCAACGCAGAGATTTAGATCTTGGCACCACCACAGAGGCTTATGAATTACTTGACAATGATCCACTCACCTCAGCAAAACGGACAACAGTTTTATTTAATGAAAACTGGCATAAAGGAGTAATAGGAATTGTAGCGTCTCGCTTAATTGAAAAATATTATCGTCCAACAATTGTTTTAACTGAGAGTGACGGAAATGTTACAGGAAGTGCTCGTAGTGTTAGAGAATATGATGTTTACAGTGCCATTGAAAAATGCAGTGATCTCCTAGAACAATTTGGTGGGCATAAATTTGCAGCCGGACTTTCTTTGAAAAAAGAAAACTTAGAAGCTTTTAAAACAAAATTCGAATCGGTTGTTTCAGAGTCAATAACAGCAGACCAATTAATTCCGAAAATTGAAGTTGATATTGAGCTGGAGTTTCATGAAATTACTGATAAACTTTTACGCATTCTGAAACAATTCGCTCCGCATGGTCCAGAAAACATGACACCTTTATTCTGTTGCCGATCAGTATTTGACACCGGTTGGGGACAAGTATTCGGGAACAACCATCTTAAACTTGAGCTTTTTCAAAAATCAAATCCAAATATTCGATTTCAAGCCATTGCTTTTGATAAAGGAGATTATGTGAATTTCTTTCAAAGAAAAATTCCAATGGATATTGTTTTTAAAATTCAGGAAAATGAATTTAAAGGTAATACTACCATACAGTTGGTGATTGAAGATTTAAAAGTAAGTGAATAA